From the genome of Variovorax sp. RA8:
GCGCCGGCACCGGCACCGGCAGCCGATCCGGTCCAGAGCTTCCGGCCGCCCCCCCGCCGCCCACCTCTGGCGATTCGACGCTCGTGACGAGCATCAATGCCGCTACCTACACGGCCGGCTCGGAGGAGTTGGCGGCCTTCGCCAAGCTCAACGCTGAGCGTCAGACCTGCGGTTTCGGTCTTCTGCAGCAGAGCACTCAGTTGGACACGGCCGCCTCCGGTCATGCGAACTACCTCCTTCGCAACAACAAGGCCGGCCACTTCCAGGACCCGAGCGATCCGTTCTTCACCGGTAACAACGCGCTTGACCGCGCCAATGCTGCCGGCTATTCACGTTGCTCGTTCTCGACGACAACGCGGACATCACCGGCGGCAGCGCCAACCTGATCACAGGCCTCGGCGTGCAAGCTCTTCGCGGGCTGCTGAGTGCCCCCTACCATGCTCTCAGCCTCCTGAGCCCCGAACTGGACATCGGCATCTCGATCAAGAGCAGCGACGCCACGGGTACCACCGGTACCTTCGGCCCGCGTTCGATCCACCAATTCAATCTGGGCCTCGCGCAAGGGGCTGCGTCGCAAAAGCCGAGCAGCGCGGCGGTCCAGACGTACCCGTGCGACGGAACGATCGGCACGGCGCACACGCTCAGGAACGAGACTCCAAACCCGATCCCGGGTCGCGATCTGAATGCCAACCCCATCGGACAGCCGATCCTGGTTGCAGTTCGCCCGGGTCAGGGCATCGCCATCTCGAGCGCCTCGATGAAGGCGAAGGTCAGCGGCACCGTCGTGGCCCTGCGCCCCGTCATGACGAAGTCCAACGACCCGAACGGAATGCTGAACCCGAGCCAAGCCGTTCTGATGCCCGATGCGCCGCTGAGCCCCAACACCGAGTACGAAGTGAGCATCGTCGGCAACAACACCACGCTGACTTTTGACGGCTCGAACTGGGTCAGCACCGGCACCAACCCCGCGATCACGACCAACTCGACCGGTGCCTTCACCAAGACGTTCTCGTTCACCACGGGCGGTTAACCTCTCGCCCTAGCCGCTCAGCGCTGCGCCATCTCCAGGAGGGTCTCGTGCCCTCTTGCAGATGGCGCGTTTCATTGGAGAGAAAACGATCAGTGTGGCAATCCTGGATCGCAGGCCTATCGTTCGCGCGGGGCTCGAGCTGTTCCTGACGGGCTTCCGGATCTACGCTTTGCCGGACATACGGGCGACGCGGGAGAGGTGGTGAGCCTTGTGCGGACAGAGGACGTGCAGGTGCTCATCTGCTCCCTGTCGC
Proteins encoded in this window:
- a CDS encoding CAP domain-containing protein is translated as MTSINAATYTAGSEELAAFAKLNAERQTCGFGLLQQSTQLDTAASGHANYLLRNNKAGHFQDPSDPFFTGNNALDRANAAGYSRCSFSTTTRTSPAAAPT